The Burkholderia sp. NRF60-BP8 genomic sequence GGTGGTGGGCGATGCCGACTACCTGCTGCGGATCGTCGCGCCGGATCTCAACGCGCTGTCGCAGTTCGTGATGAAGAAGCTGATGCGCGTACCGGGCGTCGACAGCGTGCGCTCGAACATCGTGCTGACGACCTTCAAGCGCAACGGCGCGCTACCGCTCGCGCATCTGGCGCCCGGCGCCGCGTGACGGGAAGGGGCCGCGGCGCCGGCGCCGAGAGCGGCCCGCGCGGGGCGCCCTCGGCGGGGTTGGTTCAGGCCGTTTCGGGGTGGGCGTCGGCGTTCAGCAGATCGACGTACGCGACCGCGACGAGATCGTCTTGCGCCACGCCGAGCTTCGCGAACACCTCGTGCGCTTCGGCTTCGCCGCCGGCTTCGTCGTCATCCGGGCCGAGCACGACTTCGAGCTCGATGAAATCGCCGAGCCCGTCGACGCGGTCGAGGTGGATGCGCGTGCGGCCCGCGAGGTACACGTGCCGTTCCTTCGTCACGATCCCGCGCGTGGTCAGCGCGGTCGCGAGCAGCGAATGCATCGCGTCGGGGTTCGTCACCGGGCTGCGCGTGTAGTACGACGCCTTCGGGCCGTCGCGATCGTCGCGCTGATAGAAGATCAGCTCGGCCGGCGTGCCGTCCTCGAAGCGGCGCAGCTTCAGCCGGCCGCGCGGCACGTCGTAGAAGAAATCCTGCTGGCGATAGAACAACGGCGCTTCGGTCGCGAGCTGAGCCGCCTGTTCGCGCAGCCGGTCGAATTCACGGGCGCGGGCTTTGATCTCGATGTTGCGGGCCATGCGGGTCTCCTTCAATCGGGGTCTCGCGGTGTGCGAACGCACAATCTAGCAAAAAGCCTGCGATGGTGGCGTGACGAGCGGACGGCACGCGGCGACACGACGCGGGGCGGGCGATCGATCCGTCACGGCGATCCGCGGAATGCGTCGGGCATCGAAACCCGCTGCGCGATCGGCCGCGTCGACATCAGCAACGCTCATATCGCCCACTGCGCTTCGATCAGCCGCAGCGCGGCCGCGATCGCCGGTTCGTCGCGCCGCTCGGCGAGCGTCACGAACGTCAGTTCGGTCGGCACCGTCACGCGCTCGACGATCGTCAGCGCATGCACGTGGGCTTCGGCCAGCGCGGTCGAATCGCGCGCGAGCGTCAACCCGATCCCCGATTTGACGAGGTCGAGCATCGATTGCTCCTGGTCGACCTCGGCGACCTTCACCGGCTGCGCGCCGGCGTCCGCGAAACGCCGCGACAGCAGCCGATGGTGCGCGGACGCCGGCGGCGTCCAGATCCACGGCAGCGCGGCGAGCGCGCGCCAGTCGTGCGCGCGCTGCACGCGCTCCTTCCAGCCGGCCGGCGCGAGCACGCGGTACTCGAAATGCGTGAGCGCGAGGGTGTGGAACAGCGCGCCGTCGAGCGGATCGTCCTCGCCCGGCCGGCCGATGTAGTAGCCGACGTCGAGCGCCTGCGCGCGCACCTGTTCGATCACCCAGCCCGACATCCCGTGCCGCAGCGCGGTCTCGATCTGCGGATGGGTCTCGACCAGCGCGCGCAGGAAGCCGCCGAGCCGCAGGAACTCCGGGTCGAGAATCGTGCCGATCCGCAGCCGGCCGCGCACCTCGTGCCGCAGCGCGGCGGCGGCGCGCTGCACGTCGGCGGCGGCGGCGAGCGCGCGTTCCGCATGCGGCAGCAGCGTCTGGCCGTCGCGCGTGAGCGCGAGCCCGCGCGACGTGCGCGTGAACAGCGCGACGCCGAGCGTTTCCTGCAGATGCTTGATCTGGAGGCTGACGGCCGGTTGCGTCAGGTGCAGTTGCGCGGCCGCGCGCGTCAGGTTGCCTTCGCGGGCGACCGTCGCGAACGCGCGGAGCAGGGCGAGATCCATCGTCGTGATATGAGCGCGGCTTATAACGCAGTTCAGCATAACTCATTGGATCGGCGGCCGGGCGCGGGAGTACGCTTCATCGGGTCGTGGCGCGCAGGCCGCAGGCGCGGCGCGACGCACTATGCTGAAAATGCGCGCGGTATTGCGCCGCGCGGTGCACAACAAAGAGGTTTGCATGGAGCGCAGGAAGCGCTGAAGCGCTGACTTCGTCCAGCCACGTCATGGGGGCCGGGTAAGGGCTGAAGCACTAACTCGGGTCGACCGCCGTGGGGATGGAGTAAGCGTTGGAGTGCTGACTCCGTCCGGCCACGCCATGGGACCAGCGTAAGCGCTAAAGCGCCAACGCTGATCGACCGCCGTGGGGATGGAGTAAGCGCTGAAGCGCTAACTCCATCCAGCCACGCCATGGGACCAGCGTAAGCGCTTAAGCGCTTACGCTGGTCGACAGGAGACAAGCAGTGACTACTACTCAACGCACGCTCGAAGGCGAATTCGACTACGTGATCGTCGGCGCGGGCACCGCAGGCTGCGTGCTCGCGAACCGCCTGACCGAGGATCCCGATATCAGCGTGCTGCTCATCGAAGCGGGCGGCAAGGACGACTATCACTGGATTCATATCCCGGTCGGCTATCTGTACTGCATCGGCAACCCGCGCACCGACTGGCTGTACAAGACGCAACCCGAAGCGGCGCTCAACGGCCGCGCACTGTCGTATCCGCGCGGCCGCGTGCTCGGCGGCTGCTCGTCGATCAACGGGATGATCTACATGCGCGGCCAGCGCGAGGACTACGACAACTGGGCACAGGAAACCGGCGACGCCGGCTGGTCGTGGGACAGCGTGCTGCCGATCTTCAAGCGCAGCGAAGATCACCATGCGGGCGCGAGCGACGCGCACGGCGCGGGCGGCTACTGGCGCGTCGAGAAGCAGCGGCTGCGCTGGGAGATCCTCGAATCGTTCGCGCAGGCCGCGCAGCAGACGGGCATCCCCGCCACCGACGATTTCAACCGCGGCGACAATGCCGGGGTCGGTTACTTCGAAGTGAACCAGAAGCGCGGCGTGCGCTGGAATACGTCGAAGGCGTTCCTGCGGCCCGCGATGGCGCGCCCGAACCTGACCGTGATCACCGGCGCGCACGCGCAGCGCGTGATCTTCGACGGGCGGCGCGCGGTCGGCGTCGAGTACCGCGGCGGCGGCGCCGATTACGTCGCGCGGGCGCGGGCGGAAGTGCTGCTGACGTCGGGCGCGGTGAATTCGCCGCAACTGCTCGAACTGTCGGGCATCGGCGATGGCCGGCGGCTGCAGGCGCTCGGCATCGACGTCGTGCAGGATCTGCCGGGCGTCGGCGAAAACCTGCAGGACCACCTGCAATTGCGGATGGCGTTTCGCGTCGACGGCGTGCGCACGCTCAACACGCTGTCCGCGCACTGGTGGGGCAAGCTGATGATCGGCGCCGAATATGCGCTGCTGCAGCGCGGGCCGATGTCGATGGCGCCGTCGCAACTGGGCGCATTCGCGAAATCGGACCCGGACGATCCCGCACTCACGCGCCCCGATCTCCAGTACCACGTGCAGCCGCTGTCGCTCGAACGCTTCGGCGAGCCGCTGCACGGCTTCAACGCCTTCACGGCGTCGGTCTGCCATTTGCGGCCGACGTCGCGCGGCAGCGTGCACGTCACGAGCGCCGATCCGGGCAGCGCACCGGCGATCGCGCCGAACTATCTGTCGACCGATCATGATCGGCACGTCGCCGCGAACGCGCTGCGCCTCACGCGCCGGATCGCGTCCGCGCCGGCGCTCGCGCGCTATCGTCCCGAGGAAGTCCTGCCGGGCCCGCAGTACCGGACCGAGGCCGAACTGATCGAGGCGGCCGGCGCCGTCGGCACGACGATCTTCCACCCGGTCGGTACCTGCCGGATGGGGCGCGCCGACGACGAGCGCGCGGTAGTCGACAGCCGGCTGCGGGTGCGCGGCATCGCCGGGTTGCGGATCGTCGATGCGTCGGTGATGCCGTTCATCACGTCGGGCAACACCAATTCGCCGACGCTGATGATCGCCGAGCGCGCGAGCGACATGATTCGTGCCGACCGCCGTGCGGCGCGCGAAACGACGCCGGTGCGCACCGAGGCCGCGGTGACGGCAGCATGACGGCCCGCTGACACGCGTGTCGGCAGGCCGTCATGCGACTGCCCGCTGATTCGATATGCGAAACAAGCTGCCGTCGCTTTCGAACGGCAAGATCCGTGCAAGCCGCGCCGTCGCGCGGCTTTTTTTTGGCACGTACGTACCACGTCCTGCAACCGGTCAACGCGTGATGATGCACGTATCAAAAAAACGCGGTGAAAACCGTGCGCAGCCGCGTCCGACAAGGCGGCCATCCCTATAAGTGCAAATCCCGATGATTGCACTGCACCAACGGCGCGACAATGTTGCGCAATGTGCATACGCGTCGGCGCGGGAGACCACCCTCGAGGCGTACCACGGCGCCCGGGGGCAGCCCGCTGATCCGCTGACCCGTTCGCGGCCGCTTGCGCCAGGCTTCCCGGTGCTTCGCCTGACTTCGTACGGAAGGGAACATGATTCTCGGCGACACG encodes the following:
- a CDS encoding GMC family oxidoreductase, whose translation is MTTTQRTLEGEFDYVIVGAGTAGCVLANRLTEDPDISVLLIEAGGKDDYHWIHIPVGYLYCIGNPRTDWLYKTQPEAALNGRALSYPRGRVLGGCSSINGMIYMRGQREDYDNWAQETGDAGWSWDSVLPIFKRSEDHHAGASDAHGAGGYWRVEKQRLRWEILESFAQAAQQTGIPATDDFNRGDNAGVGYFEVNQKRGVRWNTSKAFLRPAMARPNLTVITGAHAQRVIFDGRRAVGVEYRGGGADYVARARAEVLLTSGAVNSPQLLELSGIGDGRRLQALGIDVVQDLPGVGENLQDHLQLRMAFRVDGVRTLNTLSAHWWGKLMIGAEYALLQRGPMSMAPSQLGAFAKSDPDDPALTRPDLQYHVQPLSLERFGEPLHGFNAFTASVCHLRPTSRGSVHVTSADPGSAPAIAPNYLSTDHDRHVAANALRLTRRIASAPALARYRPEEVLPGPQYRTEAELIEAAGAVGTTIFHPVGTCRMGRADDERAVVDSRLRVRGIAGLRIVDASVMPFITSGNTNSPTLMIAERASDMIRADRRAARETTPVRTEAAVTAA
- a CDS encoding class IV adenylate cyclase produces the protein MARNIEIKARAREFDRLREQAAQLATEAPLFYRQQDFFYDVPRGRLKLRRFEDGTPAELIFYQRDDRDGPKASYYTRSPVTNPDAMHSLLATALTTRGIVTKERHVYLAGRTRIHLDRVDGLGDFIELEVVLGPDDDEAGGEAEAHEVFAKLGVAQDDLVAVAYVDLLNADAHPETA
- a CDS encoding LysR family transcriptional regulator, which gives rise to MDLALLRAFATVAREGNLTRAAAQLHLTQPAVSLQIKHLQETLGVALFTRTSRGLALTRDGQTLLPHAERALAAAADVQRAAAALRHEVRGRLRIGTILDPEFLRLGGFLRALVETHPQIETALRHGMSGWVIEQVRAQALDVGYYIGRPGEDDPLDGALFHTLALTHFEYRVLAPAGWKERVQRAHDWRALAALPWIWTPPASAHHRLLSRRFADAGAQPVKVAEVDQEQSMLDLVKSGIGLTLARDSTALAEAHVHALTIVERVTVPTELTFVTLAERRDEPAIAAALRLIEAQWAI